From one Sardina pilchardus chromosome 6, fSarPil1.1, whole genome shotgun sequence genomic stretch:
- the LOC134082676 gene encoding glutathione S-transferase kappa 1-like isoform X1 encodes MMSSYGKRKLVELFYDVISPYSWLAFEVICRYRNIWNIDLKLRPALLGGVYKGSGNRSPDDVPRKFHYMAADLLRLGAYTGVPLRVPAQPVNVLMAKGSLEAMRFVTAAAEKETGGDAQVEKVSRELWMRIWSNSQDINQLTSLAEAGLHAGLSDKKVQELLEMSRSKSVKDKLWTTTQEALDYGGFGFPLTVCHVNGEAKIFFGSDRFELMAHCLGEKWMGPQPVHPSVTLSQQPAYMRAAMAH; translated from the exons atg ATGTCAAGTTACGGCAAACGGAAACTGGTGGAATTATTTTATGATGTAATATCCCCTTACTCATGGCTTGCATTTGAG GTGATCTGTCGGTACAGGAACATATGGAATATCGATCTGAAGCTGCGACCAGCCCTTCTGGGTGGAGTCTATAAAGGTTCCG GTAATAGGAGTCCTGATGATGTTCCAAGAAAATTCCACTACATGGCAGCAGACCTTCTCCGCTTGGGCGCCTACACTGGAGTTCCACTCAGAGTTCCTGCTCAGCCTGTCAACGTTTTGATGGCGAAAG GTTCTCTGGAAGCCATGCGCTTTGTGACTGCAGCGGCTGAGAAGGAGACAGGTGGTGATGCCCAGGTGGAGAAGGTCTCCAGGGAGCTGTGGATGAGGATCTGGAGTAATAGCCAAGACATCAACCAGCTCACCTCACTTGCAGAG GCGGGTCTACATGCTGGACTTTCTGACAAGAAAGTACAAGAATTACTGGAAATGTCCAGGAGTAAGTCAGTCAAGGACAAGTTGTGGACAACTACCCAAGAAGCCCTTGATTATGGG GGTTTTGGATTTCCCCTCACAGTGTGCCATGTAAACGGAGAGGCCAAAATCTTCTTTGGATCAGACAGATTTGAACTAATGGCTCACTGTCTCG GTGAAAAGTGGATGGGACCACAGCCTGTGCACCCGTCAGTAACTCTCAGTCAACAACCAGCCTATATGAGAGCAGCCATGGCCCACTGA
- the LOC134082676 gene encoding glutathione S-transferase kappa 1-like isoform X2, whose product MSSYGKRKLVELFYDVISPYSWLAFEVICRYRNIWNIDLKLRPALLGGVYKGSGNRSPDDVPRKFHYMAADLLRLGAYTGVPLRVPAQPVNVLMAKGSLEAMRFVTAAAEKETGGDAQVEKVSRELWMRIWSNSQDINQLTSLAEAGLHAGLSDKKVQELLEMSRSKSVKDKLWTTTQEALDYGGFGFPLTVCHVNGEAKIFFGSDRFELMAHCLGEKWMGPQPVHPSVTLSQQPAYMRAAMAH is encoded by the exons ATGTCAAGTTACGGCAAACGGAAACTGGTGGAATTATTTTATGATGTAATATCCCCTTACTCATGGCTTGCATTTGAG GTGATCTGTCGGTACAGGAACATATGGAATATCGATCTGAAGCTGCGACCAGCCCTTCTGGGTGGAGTCTATAAAGGTTCCG GTAATAGGAGTCCTGATGATGTTCCAAGAAAATTCCACTACATGGCAGCAGACCTTCTCCGCTTGGGCGCCTACACTGGAGTTCCACTCAGAGTTCCTGCTCAGCCTGTCAACGTTTTGATGGCGAAAG GTTCTCTGGAAGCCATGCGCTTTGTGACTGCAGCGGCTGAGAAGGAGACAGGTGGTGATGCCCAGGTGGAGAAGGTCTCCAGGGAGCTGTGGATGAGGATCTGGAGTAATAGCCAAGACATCAACCAGCTCACCTCACTTGCAGAG GCGGGTCTACATGCTGGACTTTCTGACAAGAAAGTACAAGAATTACTGGAAATGTCCAGGAGTAAGTCAGTCAAGGACAAGTTGTGGACAACTACCCAAGAAGCCCTTGATTATGGG GGTTTTGGATTTCCCCTCACAGTGTGCCATGTAAACGGAGAGGCCAAAATCTTCTTTGGATCAGACAGATTTGAACTAATGGCTCACTGTCTCG GTGAAAAGTGGATGGGACCACAGCCTGTGCACCCGTCAGTAACTCTCAGTCAACAACCAGCCTATATGAGAGCAGCCATGGCCCACTGA